CCCGGCGCGCGTCGCGTCACCGCGAACTCCTCGCCCTCGACCACGATCGTGAGCGGTCCCTCCTCGGGAGTCGGGACCTCGAACCGGTCGACGTAGCCAGCAGCGGTCTGGAGGTCGACGGGGAAGTCGTCGGCGTCGGCGCCCCTCCGGTCCTCGATCCGCGCGAGCACGGTCCGGCGGTCCGTGGCGAGGTAGATGGTCTCTGGCGTGGTCCCGTGCTCGGCCGCGAGAGCGCGCCACTCGCTGCGCATGGCTCGCGACCAGAACGAGAAGTCGAGCACCACGGCCTGGCCGGCGCCCAGGAGAGCGGCCAGCTGTGTGCGCAGCAGGTCGCGAACCTCGTCGCGCACGATGGCCGGCACCTCACCTGACCTGATGCCACGGGCCCAGAGGTGGCCGTCGAACGAGAGGCGCACCATCCCCGCCCCCTCGAGGCGACGTGCGTACGTCGTCTTGCCGGCCCCCGACGGCCCGCACATGAAGATCACCCGGGTCACGGCTGCACTGTGGCAGCGGTGTGAGACGAGCGCACGCGAGTTGCGCGCTCAGAGCTGGGTGGTGCCGTCGGGGTGGACGAGGAACCGGATGCCGTGGGGGCTGGTCCAGAGCCAGGTGGTGGGGGTGAGCTGGTGGTAGTCCCAGGCCACGGTGGTCGTGCTTGTCGAGGCCGGGGATGGGTGGGTCTTGGCTCGGTGGTGTCGCCTGCACAAGGGGGCGAGGGTGTCGGTGGCTGTTTGGCCGGGTGGTCCGCCCTCGTCTGGTGGGACGTACTCCTCGATGTGGTCGAGGTCGACCCTTGCTGAGGTGCGGGTGCAGTGCGGGAAGACGCAGGTCGTGCGCTTGAGCTTGACGCGCTGGCTGATGCGGTCGGGGATCTCGTAGGAGTCCACGGCGATCTGGTCGTGCAGGTCCACCACGGGCTTGACGGTGATCTGGGTGCCGGGGACGGCGAGCCACTCGCGGACGGTGTCGGCGGTGAGGGTCTGGTGGTGGTTCTCGAGGCGGGCGAGGTGGAGGCCGAGCTTCCCGGTGTCGGGGTCGATCTCCGGGGTGCCTGCCAGGGCTGATTCCGACAGGTGGAGGTGGAGGACGACCTGGCGGGGGTTGCGGGGTGGTCTCGACGCCCGCTCCTCGCTGGCGCTCGTCGCTGCTCGACCACCTGCGTCGGTGCCGTCGGTCCCTGCTCGAGCACCTGGCTCGGCCGGTGAGGTGTCGAGGTCGAGGGTGAGGTCGCCGCGGCTGAGGTAGCCCAGGGCCTTGGCGCGGCGGACGTCGAGGGTGTCGGTGGAGCCGGCGGCAAGGAGCTGGTCGGCGATGGTGCGGATGGCGTGCTCGAGCTCTTCGGCGTCGGCGCGGTCCAGCAGGCCGGTCAGGTGGACACCGGACGCGGTGCCGATGGTCCAGGCGGTGGTGAGGTCGAGGTGGACGTGGAGAGACGCGGCGGTGTCGACCTCCTCCATCTCACATCCCTCGGGGTCGAACCGTGCTGTGGCCTCGGCCGCGAGCCGCTTGACGGTGGCGAAGGAGGCGGTGTGGACGACGTGGGCCAGGTGGGCGTCGACGAACGCAGCGGCCTCGGCGGTGAGGGTGCGGGTGACCTCGGTGACCCGCCGGATGCGCCACACCTGCACCTGGCCGTCGAGGAGTCGCTGCCAGATCTTCGGCAGCCGGTGCTTGGCCTCGACCGCGTCGGAGAGCAGGGCCCGCCCGGAGTCGGTGGAACGGCCGAGGGCGGCGGCGAGCTCGATGACCGCGAATTCCGAGACCTCGGGGGCGCCGGGGCCGGCGAGCTGGAGCATGGTGTCGGCGCCGGGCATCCCGAAACGGGCGACCCAGGCGTTCTCGGCGGCGGTGTGGGCGTCGTCGTCGGCCAGCCCGTAGGTGCCGTAGAGGTCGGGGAGCAGCTGGCCGGTGGTGTGCCGGTCGGCCCAGGCGGCGACGGTGATGAAGAGCTGCCGGTCGGCGTCGTCGGCGGCCTGCTTCTGCGCGACGGCGAGGGACAGCAGGTCACCGGTCGGGACAGGAGCGGTGTCCTGTGCCGAGTGATCCTGGTGCCCGAGTGCCATGACCAGATTCTACTAGAACAAGTGTTCGAATGGAATGGTCGTGAGGGCCCCGAAGTGAATCTGTGGAGGACGATCCAGCCGCAACCCAAGCGAGCACCCCAGCGATGCCGGACCGTTCGGGCGGACCGTCACCAGGTACCGAAATCAATGCCCACCGCAAGCACGGCTTCGATAAATGAAGGACCTGCTGCAGCGCGAACGTCCAGGCGCCCACCCGCGGCGACCACGGACCACCCCCGTGGACAGGAGGGCGTGGCGTGAAAGGGGGTCACGACAGACCCTCCAGTCGCCCGTGAATGAGGTTGCTGTCGGCGTACGGGGTCTCAAGGCTTCGTCGCTGGCGCTCCTCGCACCTCGACCAGCGGAGGCGAAGGCGCTGGCGCTCCTCGCACCTGGACCGGCGGACGGGCCTGAGGAGTCCCTGAGAGGGGCACGCGTCACGTTTCGCGGCGGGTGAGGGGCGGGAAGAAGGAAACCCATGGCCTCTTCTCGGGACCCGTGGTTCGACAACGCCAAGATGGCGCTGGTGACCCTCGTCGTGGTGGGACACGCGTGGGTGCTGCTGCCGGACTCGGCGACCAACGACCACCTCTACGACTTCCTCTACGCCTGGCACATGCCGGCGTTCGTGTTCCTGACCGGCTACCTCTCCCAGCGCTGGACCTACACCCGTGCCCGGATGTGGCAGCTGGTGCGCACGGTGGCGGTGCCGTACGTGCTCTTCGAGGCCGTGATCGCGATGTTCCGCATCCACGTGGGCGGCGAGGAGCTGGAGAACCTCTGGCGCGACCCGCACTGGCCGATGTGGTACCTCTCCGCGCTGTTCTTCTGGCGGCTGCTGACCCCGGTGTTCAAGAACATGTGGGGCGGGGTCGGGCTCGCCGTGGTCATCTCGCTGGTCGCCGGTCTGTACGCCGGTGACACGCTCGACGTGGCGCGAGTGCTGGGTCTGCTGCCGTTCTTCGTCCTCGGCCTCAAGGCCACCCCGGAGCGACTCGAGCTGCTGCGCAGTCGCGCGGCCCAGGTGGCAGCGGCCGGCACCCTCGTGGGCATCTGGTTCCTGACCTCACGCACCGACGACTGGGCGGGCACGGAGTGGCTCTACTACCGCGCCCGCTACGAGGAGCTCGACGTGAGCGACGGGCAGGCGTTCCTGACCCGCGCGGCGCTGCTGGTGCTGGGCACCCTGGGCACCTGGGCCTTCCTGGCGCTGGTGCCGCGGGTGCGCGGCTGGTTCACCCAGATGGGCGCCTACACGCTGGTGGTCTACCTCTTCCACGGCTTCGTGGTGAAGGGGCTCGGCTACGCCGGGTACGGCGAGCTGTTCGGCGACCGGGTGCTGCTCGGCCTGGCCGTCACCACGCTCGGGTCGGTCGTGGTGGCGCTGATGCTGGCCAGCCCGCCGGTGGCGCGGGTGCTGCAGCACGCCGTCGACCCGCTCGGCTGGGGCGAGCGCCGGGTCAAGGACGCGATGGAGGTCTCCGAGGCCACCAAGCAGGCCGACGAGCTCGCCGCCCGGATCGAGAACCACGTGCGGCGGGAGACCGTGCGCACCTGAGCGACCACTAGTCTCTCCCCGTGGCCGGTGGACTCTTCGCACTGCTCGACGACATCGCGGCGCTCGCCAAGCTGGCGGCCGCCTCCATCGACGACGTCAGCGCCGCTGCCGGGCGCGCGAGCGCCAAGGCCGCCGGCGTGGTGGTCGACGACACCGCGGTCACCCCGCAGTACGTCCAGGGCGTGGCGGCCGAGCGCGAGCTGCCGATCATCAAGAAGATCGCGGTCGGCTCGATCCGCAACAAGCTGCTGCTGATCCTGCCGGTGGCGCTGCTGCTCAGCGAGCTGCTGCCCAGCCTGCTCAAGATCATCTTGATGTGCGGTGGCGCCTACCTCTGCTACGAGGGCGCGGAGAAGATCTGGGAGAAGTTCGGGCCGGGGCACCACGGGGACGAGGCGATCGAGAAGGTCGCCGCCGGCACCCCCGCGGAGACCGAGAAGAACCTCATCTCGGGGGCGATCCGCACCGACCTGATCCTCTCGGCCGAGATCATGGTGATCTCCCTGGACGAGGTGGCCGGCGAGAGCTTCTGGTCGCGCGCGGCGATCATGGTGGTCGTCGCGGTCTTCATCACCGCGGTCGTCTACGGCGTGGTGGCGTTGATCGTGAAGATGGACGACGTCGGCCTCTCCCTGGCCCAGCGCTCCAGCGCGCTCGCGCAGCGGGTCGGGCGCGGGCTCGTGCACGCCATGCCGCGGGTGCTGGAGGTCATCGGCGCCGTGGGCACGGCCGCGATGTTGTGGGTCGGGGGGCACATCGTGCTCGTCGGCTCCCACGACCTGGGCTGGCACCCGCCGTACGACGCCGTGCACCACCTCGAGGAGGCCGTGCACGACGCCACGGGTGCTCTCGGGTCGGTCCTGGGCTGGCTGACGAACACCGGCTGCTCGGCGGTCCTGGGGCTGGCCATCGGCGCCGTGCTGGTGCTGGTCATGCACCTGGTGCCGCGCCGCGGCGCGCACTGACCCTTCGGCCGGCCCCGGCTGGGCGCTCCAGCCCACCACCCTCCGGGATTCCCGGTCGTCGCGTCGGTCCGCCTACGCTGGACGGCGGACTGCGTGGGAGATCCCGACGGTGCGCAGATGCGCGACGCAGGCCTGGCTCCAACCCCCTGCGAGGAGACACCCTGATGGACTTCAAGGTCGCCGACCTGTCCCTGGCCGACTACGGCCGCACCGAGATCGAGCTCGCCGAGCACGAGATGCCCGGCCTGATGGCCATGCGTGAGCGCTACGGCGCGGAGAAGCCGCTGGCCGGCGCCCGCATCGCGGGCTCCCTGCACATGACCACCCAGACCGCGGTCCTCATCGAGACGCTGACCGCCCTGGGTGCCGAGGTCCGCTGGGCCTCCTGCAACATCTTCTCCACCCAGGACCACGCGGCCGCGGCCGTCGCGGTCGGCCCCGAGGGCACCGTCGACGCGCCTGCGGGCGTGCCGGTCTTCGCCTGGAAGGGCGAGACCCTGGAGGAGTACTGGTGGTGCACCCAGCAGATCCTCGACTGGGGTACCGACGCCGAGGGCAACCAGCGCTTCGCGAACATGATCCTCGACGACGGCGGTGACGCCACCCTGCTGGTCCACCTCGGTGTCGAGGCGGAGAAGAAGGGCGAGGCGCCGGACCCGGCCACCGCCACCAGCACCGAGCAGCGGATCATCTTCGAGGTGCTGCAGAGCAGCCTCGCCGCGAGCAAGGACCGCTGGACCAACGTCGCCCGCGAGATCATCGGCGTCACCGAGGAGACCACCACCGGTGTGCTCCGCCTCTACGACATGATGCGCGAGGGCTCGCTGCTCTTCCCGGCCATCAACGTCAACGACTCGGTCACCAAGTCGAAGTTCGACAACAAGTACGGCTGCCGCCACAGCCTCGTCGACGGCATCAACCGCGCCACCGACGTCCTCATGGGCGGCAAGGTCACGGTCGTCTGCGGCTACGGCGACGTCGGCAAGGGCTGTGCGGAGTCGCTGCGCGGCCAGGGCGCCCGCGTCATCGTCACCGAGATCGACCCGATCTGCGCGCTGCAGGCCGCGATGGACGGCTACCAGGTGTCGACCCTCGACGACGTCATCGAGACCGCCGACATCGTCATCACCGCCACCGGCAACAAGGACGTCGTCAGCGTCGACCAGATGCGCCGGATGAAGAAGAACGCCATCCTCGGCAACATCGGCCACTTCGACAACGAGATCGACATGGCCGGCCTGGAGACCTACCCCGGCGTGGTCCGCAAGAACGTCAAGCCGCAGGTCGACCTGTGGACGTTCCCCGAGGGCGAGGGCAACGCGATCATCGTGCTGTCCGAGGGTCGCC
This genomic window from Nocardioides marinus contains:
- the ahcY gene encoding adenosylhomocysteinase translates to MDFKVADLSLADYGRTEIELAEHEMPGLMAMRERYGAEKPLAGARIAGSLHMTTQTAVLIETLTALGAEVRWASCNIFSTQDHAAAAVAVGPEGTVDAPAGVPVFAWKGETLEEYWWCTQQILDWGTDAEGNQRFANMILDDGGDATLLVHLGVEAEKKGEAPDPATATSTEQRIIFEVLQSSLAASKDRWTNVAREIIGVTEETTTGVLRLYDMMREGSLLFPAINVNDSVTKSKFDNKYGCRHSLVDGINRATDVLMGGKVTVVCGYGDVGKGCAESLRGQGARVIVTEIDPICALQAAMDGYQVSTLDDVIETADIVITATGNKDVVSVDQMRRMKKNAILGNIGHFDNEIDMAGLETYPGVVRKNVKPQVDLWTFPEGEGNAIIVLSEGRLMNLGNATGHPSFVMSNSFTNQVLAQIEVFTKPQDYPVGVYVLPKHLDEEVARLHLDALGVRLTTLTDDQAKYLGVSVEGPFKSDEYRY
- a CDS encoding acyltransferase family protein — translated: MASSRDPWFDNAKMALVTLVVVGHAWVLLPDSATNDHLYDFLYAWHMPAFVFLTGYLSQRWTYTRARMWQLVRTVAVPYVLFEAVIAMFRIHVGGEELENLWRDPHWPMWYLSALFFWRLLTPVFKNMWGGVGLAVVISLVAGLYAGDTLDVARVLGLLPFFVLGLKATPERLELLRSRAAQVAAAGTLVGIWFLTSRTDDWAGTEWLYYRARYEELDVSDGQAFLTRAALLVLGTLGTWAFLALVPRVRGWFTQMGAYTLVVYLFHGFVVKGLGYAGYGELFGDRVLLGLAVTTLGSVVVALMLASPPVARVLQHAVDPLGWGERRVKDAMEVSEATKQADELAARIENHVRRETVRT
- a CDS encoding DUF808 family protein, which produces MAGGLFALLDDIAALAKLAAASIDDVSAAAGRASAKAAGVVVDDTAVTPQYVQGVAAERELPIIKKIAVGSIRNKLLLILPVALLLSELLPSLLKIILMCGGAYLCYEGAEKIWEKFGPGHHGDEAIEKVAAGTPAETEKNLISGAIRTDLILSAEIMVISLDEVAGESFWSRAAIMVVVAVFITAVVYGVVALIVKMDDVGLSLAQRSSALAQRVGRGLVHAMPRVLEVIGAVGTAAMLWVGGHIVLVGSHDLGWHPPYDAVHHLEEAVHDATGALGSVLGWLTNTGCSAVLGLAIGAVLVLVMHLVPRRGAH
- a CDS encoding AAA family ATPase; this translates as MTRVIFMCGPSGAGKTTYARRLEGAGMVRLSFDGHLWARGIRSGEVPAIVRDEVRDLLRTQLAALLGAGQAVVLDFSFWSRAMRSEWRALAAEHGTTPETIYLATDRRTVLARIEDRRGADADDFPVDLQTAAGYVDRFEVPTPEEGPLTIVVEGEEFAVTRRAPGVYDYHWLNHRHGGYGFSSATSDHSPVDGLGHVDGIRDFLRAIDPETGFIEDDDE
- a CDS encoding HNH endonuclease signature motif containing protein yields the protein MALGHQDHSAQDTAPVPTGDLLSLAVAQKQAADDADRQLFITVAAWADRHTTGQLLPDLYGTYGLADDDAHTAAENAWVARFGMPGADTMLQLAGPGAPEVSEFAVIELAAALGRSTDSGRALLSDAVEAKHRLPKIWQRLLDGQVQVWRIRRVTEVTRTLTAEAAAFVDAHLAHVVHTASFATVKRLAAEATARFDPEGCEMEEVDTAASLHVHLDLTTAWTIGTASGVHLTGLLDRADAEELEHAIRTIADQLLAAGSTDTLDVRRAKALGYLSRGDLTLDLDTSPAEPGARAGTDGTDAGGRAATSASEERASRPPRNPRQVVLHLHLSESALAGTPEIDPDTGKLGLHLARLENHHQTLTADTVREWLAVPGTQITVKPVVDLHDQIAVDSYEIPDRISQRVKLKRTTCVFPHCTRTSARVDLDHIEEYVPPDEGGPPGQTATDTLAPLCRRHHRAKTHPSPASTSTTTVAWDYHQLTPTTWLWTSPHGIRFLVHPDGTTQL